The Alosa sapidissima isolate fAloSap1 chromosome 16, fAloSap1.pri, whole genome shotgun sequence genome has a segment encoding these proteins:
- the LOC121685142 gene encoding complement C1q-like protein 2, producing the protein MTTCGALLVLLCCCLVQLRGETISDTDTASTQQSCQPDIHTVLREMSAVVVEQRVELRYTKTQVEAMETRLRASEKTVEEQRVELRQTEARLRARMRDSEKIVEEQRAVIKELKEKQEEQAAAVRAVGGRVHLTGSQVEELRREREKRRVAFSASLVASGDETFGPFKDATPLVFKNPFINIGSAYNPNTGVFTAPVRGVYHFVFFIFGNGHASTATGVSLYKNAQHAVTAYSKQASMYVKPSNGASLLLEVGDVVYLKLWPNSWVRDNGNFHTTFSGHLLFPM; encoded by the exons ATGACGACTTGTGGAGCTCTActggtgctgctgtgctgttgtTTGGTGCAGCTCAGAGGAGAGACAATcagtgacacagacacagcctcCACCCAGCAAAGCTGCCAGCCGGACATCCACACTGTGCTGAGAGAGATGAGCGCTGTGGTGGTGGAGCAGAGAGTGGAGCTCAGATACACTAAGACACAAGTGGAGGCCATGGAGACCAGGCTGAGAGCCAGTGAGAAGACagtggaggagcagagagtGGAGCTCAGACAGACTGAAGCCAGACTGAGAG CCAGAATGAGAGACAGTGAGAAGATagtggaggagcagagagcCGTTATTAAGGAGCTGAAGGAGAAACAGGAGGAGCAAGCAGCAGCTGTGAGAGCTGTAGGAGGCAGAGTGCACCTCACGGGGAGCCAGGTGGAggagctgaggagagagagagagaagaggagggtggCCTTCTCCGCCTCACTAGTGGCTTCAGGAGATGAAACCTTTGGACCCTTTAAAGATGCAACCCCCTTGGTCTTCAAAAATCCATTCATCAACATTGGAAGTGCTTACAACCCAAACACAG GAGTGTTCACAGCCCCAGTCAGAGGGGTCTACCACTTTGTCTTTTTCATCTTTGGGAATGGTCACGCAAGTACCGCTACCGGGGTGTCCCTCTATAAAAATGCCCAACACGCAGTCACCGCCTACTCTAAACAGGCCAGTATGTATGTGAAGCCCTCCAATGGGGCTTCTCTGCTGCTGGAGGTGGGGGACGTGGTCTACCTGAAGCTGTGGCCCAACAGCTGGGTCAGAGACAACGGCAACTTCCACACCACCTTCTCTGGCCACCTGCTCTTTCCTATGTGA